One Nocardia huaxiensis genomic window, TGCTCGGCCGGGACATTCGATGGCCTGCTGTACCGCCTGATAGGCCGGAGCCAGGTCGGCGTGCAACTGCCGTCCGGTCGGCGTGAGCGCGGCCTGACGGCTGCTGCGTTCGAAAAGCGGTACGCCGATGCGGCGTTCGAGTTTGCGAATGGTCTGGCTGACTCGGCCCTGCGCCAGGCACAGCCGCTCGGAGGTGCGCCGGAAGTGCAGTTCCTCGGCGAGGGTGAGGAACGCCTCGATCTCGTGCAGATGATCAAGGATCAGTACGAGGTCCTGCTGTCGGAGTCGCAGCGCAGTGCCCGCGTGATGGCGATCGCGTTGCACCCGGGCTGCCGGGGCGGGCGCGGACTATCCGGGCAGCAGTCCGTATTCCATGGCGAAAACGGCTGCGCCGGCGCGGGTTCGGCGGCCGGTCTTGTCGTAGATGTGGGCCAGATGGTGGCCGACGGTGCGTTCCGACAACACCAGTTCGGCCGCTATCTGACGATTGGACAGCCCACGCGCGGCCAGCCGCAGCACGTCCACCTCGCGCTCGGTCAGACCGCACGGGTATTCGGTGCGGGGTTTGCGCAGCCCGGCGGCCTCGACCACGGCGGAACAGGCGTCGCGGTCGAGGCGACCGGCGGCGGCCTCGGCGGACAGTTGCGCGGCGGCCTCGCTGGGCTTGTGGGCCGGGCGGTGCGGGCGTTCCTCGGTCATGGCGGCGAAAACGTCTGCGGCGGCGAGTATCCGGGCCGAGGGGGAGAGGTCGTGCACGCGGACGCCGCGGTGGTAGCCGCTGCCGTCCAGGCGTTCGTGGTGGCCTGCCGCGATCTCCGCCAGATCGGTGAGGCTGGGGCAGCGGCGCAGCACCCGATCGGTCCAATAGCTGTGCAGC contains:
- a CDS encoding helix-turn-helix domain-containing protein, whose translation is MQRDRHHAGTALRLRQQDLVLILDHLHEIEAFLTLAEELHFRRTSERLCLAQGRVSQTIRKLERRIGVPLFERSSRQAALTPTGRQLHADLAPAYQAVQQAIECPGRASPTSRSTTRHPSNTD